The Candidatus Binatia bacterium genome includes a region encoding these proteins:
- a CDS encoding peptidylprolyl isomerase yields MTQTGKNPVVVISTSMGDIEAELYPDEAPETVKNFLSYAEDGHYDGTIFHRVIKGFMIQGGGLTPDMNQKPTKAPIKNEADNGLKNVTGTLAMARTSVPDSATSQFFINVKDNGFLDFKSKTPQGWGYAVFGKVISGMDVVHKIENVQTTSKGMHQDVPAEPVVIKSIKVKSS; encoded by the coding sequence ATGACGCAGACGGGCAAGAACCCGGTGGTCGTGATCTCGACGTCGATGGGCGACATCGAGGCCGAGCTCTACCCCGACGAGGCGCCGGAGACGGTGAAGAACTTCCTCTCCTACGCGGAGGACGGCCACTACGACGGCACGATCTTCCACCGCGTGATCAAGGGCTTCATGATCCAGGGCGGCGGCCTCACGCCGGACATGAATCAGAAGCCGACCAAGGCGCCGATCAAGAACGAGGCCGACAACGGGCTCAAGAACGTGACCGGCACGCTCGCGATGGCGCGCACCAGCGTCCCCGACAGCGCGACGTCGCAGTTCTTCATCAATGTCAAGGACAACGGCTTCCTCGACTTCAAGAGCAAGACGCCGCAGGGCTGGGGCTACGCGGTGTTCGGCAAGGTGATCTCCGGCATGGACGTGGTGCACAAGATCGAGAACGTGCAGACCACCAGCAAGGGGATGCACCAGGACGTCCCGGCCGAGCCGGTCGTCATCAAGAGCATCAAGGTCAAGAGCAGCTGA
- a CDS encoding LLM class flavin-dependent oxidoreductase, translated as MPRKISIALDWQQLSDRDRLLRQVEIADRVGVDTVWVAEAWGRDAFTILTLLATRTSRIKLGTGIVNVYSRTPAALAQHFATLDELSGGRVIAGLGTSGPQVIEHFHGVPFKPALARMRETIQIINMLMAGEPLKFRGKLFHLERGFTLRFQPVRKHVPIWIASLNPGALKLTAELADGWMPIMIPHQQLASEIASFRERVTAAGRPADAVTVRAPDRVVVALDDPAKARRAAAGTLAFYIARMGTFYGAQLERFGWGDAVAAVRKAWSERGSEAGIDAVPDALLDQITTVGSVAECAARLDQEAAAGVGLHNVSVQTRSEAEYERALGELVGA; from the coding sequence ATGCCACGCAAGATCAGCATCGCGCTCGACTGGCAGCAGCTGTCCGACCGCGACCGCCTGCTCCGCCAGGTCGAGATCGCCGACCGCGTCGGCGTCGACACGGTTTGGGTCGCGGAGGCCTGGGGCCGCGACGCGTTCACCATCCTGACGCTGCTCGCGACCCGCACCTCGCGCATCAAGCTCGGCACCGGCATCGTCAACGTCTACTCGCGCACGCCGGCCGCGCTCGCGCAGCACTTCGCGACCCTCGACGAGCTCTCCGGCGGCCGCGTCATCGCCGGCCTCGGGACCAGCGGTCCGCAGGTCATCGAGCACTTCCACGGCGTCCCCTTCAAGCCCGCGCTCGCGCGCATGCGGGAGACGATCCAGATCATCAACATGCTGATGGCGGGCGAGCCGCTGAAGTTCCGCGGCAAGCTGTTCCACCTCGAGCGCGGCTTCACGCTGCGCTTCCAGCCGGTGCGCAAGCACGTCCCGATCTGGATCGCGTCGCTCAACCCGGGCGCGCTGAAGCTCACCGCCGAGCTCGCCGACGGCTGGATGCCGATCATGATCCCGCACCAGCAGCTCGCGAGCGAGATCGCGTCGTTCCGCGAGCGCGTCACCGCCGCCGGACGTCCGGCCGACGCGGTCACGGTGCGCGCGCCCGACCGCGTGGTGGTCGCGCTCGACGATCCCGCCAAGGCGCGGCGCGCGGCCGCCGGCACGCTCGCCTTCTACATCGCGCGCATGGGGACCTTCTACGGCGCGCAGCTCGAGCGCTTCGGCTGGGGCGACGCCGTCGCGGCGGTGCGCAAGGCGTGGAGCGAGCGCGGCAGCGAGGCCGGCATCGACGCCGTCCCCGACGCGCTGCTCGACCAGATCACGACCGTCGGCTCGGTCGCGGAGTGCGCGGCGCGCCTCGATCAGGAAGCCGCCGCCGGCGTCGGCCTGCACAACGTCAGCGTGCAGACGCGCTCGGAAGCGGAGTACGAGCGCGCGCTCGGCGAGCTGGTCGGGGCGTGA